In one window of Methanosarcina vacuolata Z-761 DNA:
- a CDS encoding 30S ribosomal protein S19: MVKKSSSRLPKRKGEYTYRGKTVSELQELSLEEFAELLPSRERRSIKRGFTEGQKKVLHEFKEGKKVRTHHRDLIILPEMIGQTIEIHNGKGFVSVDLQPEMIGHRFGEFAPTRSKVSHGSAGVGATRSSKFVPLK; this comes from the coding sequence ATGGTTAAAAAATCATCATCAAGATTACCAAAGAGAAAGGGTGAGTATACCTACCGCGGGAAAACCGTCTCAGAACTTCAGGAACTGAGTCTTGAAGAGTTTGCAGAACTCCTGCCTTCGAGAGAACGCAGGAGCATTAAACGCGGGTTCACTGAAGGGCAGAAAAAAGTCCTGCATGAGTTTAAGGAAGGAAAGAAGGTCAGGACTCATCACAGAGACCTGATCATCCTTCCGGAAATGATCGGACAGACTATTGAAATCCACAATGGGAAAGGTTTCGTGAGTGTGGACCTCCAGCCTGAAATGATCGGGCACCGTTTTGGAGAATTCGCACCCACAAGATCAAAAGTTTCACACGGCAGTGCCGGTGTGGGAGCAACCCGTTCAAGC